In Bradyrhizobium sp. 200, the sequence CTTCATCTCGCTCTCGATTGCCGAGATCGTTCGCACGTCAGGCGCCAATTACAGCCGCATGACCGAGATGATTACGCCCTACAACCGCGCGCTGACGACACCGGGCATGACCGGGGCATGGAATTTCGACACGGTGCCGGGACTTGCGAGAGTGGCAAAGGAAATCCTGCGCCAGGCGATGATGATCGGATATCTGAACGCCTTCACGATGTACACGGCAACGTCGGCGCTTGCCGTGGTCTTCGCCTTGATGGCCAGAAGCCGCCGGACGTGATGCGGGGGGTGAGAAACGACCACGGCCCTCGCCAGGGGAGCTGACGAGGGCCGTGTTGAACATCTCCGCCGCGCCTAGGTTCGCAACGAGATGTGGGAGCTCTGAATAACTCTTTTAGTTGGGCATGATCTTTTCCAAAAACCGGTATCCGCTTTTTGGGATCATGGCCGTTAGAACGGCAACAGCACGTCCATCACCTGCTGGCCGTAGCGGGGTTGCTGCACGTCGGTGATCTGGCCGCGGCCGCCATAGGCGATGCGGGCCTGCGCGATCTTCGAGGAATCGATGGTATTGTCGCTCTGGATGTCCTCGGGGCGGACGATGCCGGCGACGATCAGTTCGCGGATTTCGAAGTTGACGCGGATCTCCTGCTTGCCTTCGACCACGAGATTGCCGTTCGGCAGCACCTGCGTCACGACGGCCGCGACATTGGTCTGCAACGCTTCCTGGCGGTTGACCGAGCCCTTGCCGTCGCTCGACGACGTCGAGTCCGTGGTCAGGATCTTGCCGGGCAGGATCTTGTTTGCCTGCGTGATCGTCTGAGACCCGATGAAATCGGTGATCCCCGAATCTTCCTTGGCGGAGCGGCTGCGTTGGGTCTCGTTGGACAGGTTGGCCTTGTCGGTGATGTTGACGGTCACCGTCAGGAGATCGCCGATCCGTGCCGCGCGCTGATCCTTGAAGAAGGCGCGCGAGCCGTTCCGCCACAGCGAGTTGGCATTGTAGGAAGCCTGCTCCGGCTTCGGCATCGGCATCTGCACCGGCTTGTAGCCGGGCTGCGTCGTCGGGTTTTCGATCTCCGTCAGCCTCGGCTTTTCGCCGATCTGCGACAGACGGTCGATCGAGGAACAACCGCTGGCGCAGGCGGCCAGCGACAGCATGGCGCCCGTGAGAATGATGCGGTTGAGACGGGTGACTGACATTTACATTACTCGGCTTTTGGAGCGACTGACGAACTGACGGTAGCTACGGCAACGGGCGCGGGTTGTGCCGTGCCGAGCGAAGAGGTGGCATCGCTGGTCTGCGGCGGGCGATGCGCCACCGGCGTGATCGAAACCTGGCCGCGGCCGGTCACGGTGCCGGACAGCGTGCGCTTCGACTGCAGGTTCATGACGTTGACGACGTCGCCTTCGGTGCCGTTTTCCAGCGCCTTGCCGCGCATGGTGAGGTAGATTCCGGGCGCCTCGTAAATCAACGTGACGTTCTGGTCGCGCTGCACCAGGTCGGGCTTGGCGAGATCGGCGGTGCGGATCGCCTGGCCGGCGCGGAGCTGGCGGCGGGCCTGCATGCCGACTGCGCGGTCGCGCGCGGCGGGATCGGCGCCGACTTCCGCCTTCGGGCGGCGCTCGATCACCACGTCGGATGATTTCAATATCTCATTGCGCTCGACATTGCGCGCCAGCACCGCGGCCTCGACGGTCTCGATCGCCGTGCCGGTGAAACGCAGCTTGGCCGCAGCGGCGCCGTTCCCGTTGCCGATTTCAAAGGTGACGTCGAAGCGGCCGTTGCGGTTGTCGTAACGCACGACGATTGCCTGCATGCCGCCGGTGAAGCCGGCGTCCAGCCTGACATCGCTGGGGTCGCGGTCGAAGGTCAGCGACAGATTGGCGGCGTCGCCCAGACCATTGCGGCGCTCCAGCGCGCGCGCGACCTGCAGCTCGATGTCCTTGCCTTCGAGCGTGCGCGCCAGGCGCGTCACCGAAATTTCCTTCAGGTCGCGGGTGTCGACGCCGATCACATGATGGGCGCGAAGGGTGTTGAGCACCTGCGCGACCGGCAGCGAGCCCGTGGTGCCCAGATCCGGCGCGCGATAGATCGCGATCTGCCCGGCGCTGCCGGCATTGTCGATGACGTCGCCGATCCGCACCAGATCGCCGGACACCTGCACGTCGGCGCGCAGCACCGGCGCGGCGATCACATTGCGGCTCGTGAAGGTTTCCCGGGTCTGCGCGATCGCGTCCGCGCTCGATGCGGCGATCAGGGCGGCGGCCAGGAGGAGGGCGCGGGCGATCATGACCAGTCCTTTAGCGGAACATGTTGGAGGTGGATTGCAGCATCTGGTCGGCCGCGCTGACGACCTTGGCGTTCATCTCATAGGCGCGCTGGGCGGCGATCAGGTCGGAGATTTCGGTCACCACCTCGACATTGGCTTGTTCGAGGTTGCCCTGTTGCATGTCGCCAAAACCGTCGGTGTTGGCGACGCCGTCCTGCGGCGTGCCGGAGGCCGGGGTGTCGGTAAACAAATTGTCGCCGATCGGGTTGAGGCCGGCCTTGTTGATGAAGCGCGTCAGGCCGATCTGGCCGACCAGCGTCGGCGTGGTCGAGCCCGGCAGTATCACCGTGAGCTGGCCCTGTGCGTTGACGGTGATCTGCGAGGAGTTCTGCGGGATCGTGATCGTCGGCTGCACCGGGTTGCCCTGGGCGGTGACGACGCGGCCCTGCGCATCCATCATGAATGAGCCGTCGCGGGTGTAGGCATAGGTGCCGTCGGGAACCTGGATCTTGAAGAAGCCCTCGCCGCGGATCGCAATGTCGAGATCGTTGCCGGTCGGCGACAGCGTGCCCTGGCTCATCAGGCGCGGCGTGCCGACGGTCTTGACGCCGCCGCCGATATCGACACCGACCGGCAGGATGGTGCCCTGGTCGGAGGCCTGCGCGCCGACGCGGCGCACATGGTCGTAGATCAGGTCCTGAAACGCCGCGCGCTGCTTCTTGTAGCCGGTGGTGCGCATGTTGGCGATGTTGTTGGAGATCACCTGAACGTTGAGTTCCTGTGCCGCCATGCCGGTCGCTGCTGTGTAAAGGGCGCGCATCGATCAATGCCTTACGGTTATGCCGGAACGTCGGCGAGTTTCTCGACTGCGGTTCGGTGCAGATCGTGCTGCTGCTGCAGCATCGCCGAGATCTGCGTGTAGGTGCGCGTGATCTCGATCATGCGGCTCATTTCGTGGACGGAATTGACGTTCGACTTCTCGATGAAGCCTTGGTGCACCCGCGAGGTGGTGTCGGGCTGGGCGGCGATGCCCTGGCCCGCGGAGTAGAGGTTGCCGCCTTCCTTCACGAGCTTCTGCGCGTCGGCAAAATTGACCAGCCGCAGCTTGCCGCGGATCGAGTCGGTGCTGCCGGTGCCCTCGAGGACCGTGATATTGCCGTCGGCTGCGATGTTGATCGCCTTGTCGGTCGGCTGGAACACGATCGGGCCGGAGGTACCCAGCACCGGATCGCCGCTCGCGGTCACGAGCTGGCCCTGATTGTTGATCTGCAGGCCGCCGTCGCGGGTGTAGCGCTCGCCGGCGGCGGTCTGCACCACCAGAAAGGCGTTGCCGTCGATCGCGATGTCGAGCGGGTTTTTGGTCTGCTCGGAGGGGCCGGCGGAGAAATCGTGGAAAGTGGCGCGGTCGTGCACAAAGGAGACGCGGCGGTCGGCGCGCACGAAATTGTCTTCATGCGCAGGCGAGCGCAGATATTCCTCGAACAGCGACCGGTCGGCCTTGAAGCCGGTCGTGTTGATGTTGGCGACGTTGTTGGCGACGACATCCAACTGCCGTTCCAGCGTCATCTGCCGCGAAAGTCCGACGAGAAGCATATTCTCCATCGGTGGTTCTCCCCTTGATCGATCCGAAGCAGGCTCTCCCAAGCCCGTGGTCCGGATCCGTCGTAAACCTTTGGGCTCTCCCAAGCCGGCAGGTCACGACGACTACTCAGCGAAAGCCGTGCCAAGTCGGGAAATGCCGATTTTTAAAGGGGTTAAGCGTTTTTCGGAGCGCGGGGCGGGCGGCAGAAAGGTCTTGTTGACCATGTTTGCCCGGCAGATTTTTCCTACTTGGACGCTAATGGAAAGGTTCCGTTAACCATTACTACCCTAGCGTTGCATCTATTGAGGGCGCGTGTGCGCTGGCGGCTTTTGTTTCGCGTTGTGGGGGCATCGTTACCCAGGCTGGTGGCAACCGCGCTCGTTTTTCGGAATCGAAGCGGGCGGGGCAATGGCTGAGAACGAGCAGGCGGAAGGCGCAGACGGCGCAGAAGCCGCATCGTCAAAAAAGGGCAAGCTCAAGCTGATCATCGCCGTGGCGGGTTTCGTCGCCATCCTCGGCGCTGGCGCTGGCTGGTTCTTCCTGATGCGCGGCCATGGCGAGGAGAAGCACGCCGAAGCGCCGCCGCCGAAGCCGCCGTCCTTCGTCGAAGTGCCCGACATGATGGTCAACCTGGTCGGGGCCCCCGGCGAGCGGGTGCAATATCTCCGCGTCAAGGTCGTGCTCGAGATCAAGGAAGACAAGCAGGTCGAGGCGATCAAGCCGAACCTGCCGCGCGTCACCGACCTGTTCCAGACCTATCTGCGCGAATTGCGTCCCTCCGACATCAACGGTTCGGCCGGGCTGTTCCGCCTCAAGGAAGAGCTGACCAAGCGGGTCAACAACGCGGTGGCGCCGCATCAGGTGAGCGCCGTGTTGTTCAAGGAAATCGTCGTGCAGTGATGGGACGGATCTAGCATCATGGCCGGCAACCAAGACCAGATGGACCAGGACGCCATTGCCGCGCAATGGGAAGCCTCGCTGGATTCCGAAGACCCCACGGCGGCCGCGGAAGAAGCTGCCGCCAATGAACTCTCCGAGAGCATGGCGCTGCAATGGGCGGCCATGGTCGAGGATGGCGGCCGCGAGTTCGGCAACAAGAATTCCGGCGAACGGGTTCTGTCGCAGGAAGAAATCGACAATCTGCTCGGCTTTACCGTCGGCGACGTCAACCTCGACGACCATTCCGGCATTCGCGCCATCATCGATTCGGCGATGGTGTCCTACGAGCGTCTGCCGATGCTCGAAATCGTGTTCGACCGCCTGGTGCGGCTGATGACCACGAGCTTGCGCAACTTTACTTCCGACAACGTCGAAGTCTCGCTCGACCGCATCACCTCGGTCCGCTTCGGCGACTACATGAATTCAATTCCCTTGCCGGCCGTGCTCAGCGTGTTCAAGGCCGAGGAGTGGGAGAATTTCGGCCTGGCAACGGTCGATTCCAGCCTGATCTATTCGATCATCGACGTGCTGCTCGGCGGCCGGCGCGGCCAGACCTCGCTGCGCATCGAGGGCCGGCCCTACACGACCATCGAAACCAACCTGGTCAAGCGGCTGGTCGAGGTGGTGCTGGCCGACGCCGAGCAGGCGTTCCGGCCGCTGTCGCCGGTGACGTTCTCGATCGACCGGCTGGAAACCAATCCGCGCTTCGCCGCGATCTCCAGGCCTGCCAATGCCGCGATCCTGGTGCGGCTGCGCATCGACATGGAAGACCGCGGCGGCAATATCGAATTGCTGCTGCCCTATGCGACCATCGAGCCGATCCGCCCGGTTCTGCTCCAGATGTTCATGGGCGAAAAGTTCGGCCGCGATCCGATCTGGGAAGGGCATTTCGCGACCGAAGTGGCGCAGGCCGAGATATCGGTCGATGCCGTGCTGTATGAGGCCGACATTCCGCTCAAGCACCTGATGAAGCTGAAGGTCGGCGACACCCTGCCGCTGGAGATGCGTCCCGACGCGCTGGTCTCGGTCCGCTGCGGTAACGTCACGCTCACTGAAGGGCGGATGGGCCGGGTCGGCGACCGCGTCGCCATTCGCGTCACCAAGCAGTTGCGCAAGCCCAATACCACCTTCGCGATGTTCGAGAAGGCCGACGAACAAACCAAGTTGATGGAGGCACAATGAGTCATTCCCTTGGCATTGTAATC encodes:
- the fliL gene encoding flagellar basal body-associated protein FliL, with the protein product MAENEQAEGADGAEAASSKKGKLKLIIAVAGFVAILGAGAGWFFLMRGHGEEKHAEAPPPKPPSFVEVPDMMVNLVGAPGERVQYLRVKVVLEIKEDKQVEAIKPNLPRVTDLFQTYLRELRPSDINGSAGLFRLKEELTKRVNNAVAPHQVSAVLFKEIVVQ
- the flgH gene encoding flagellar basal body L-ring protein FlgH — encoded protein: MSVTRLNRIILTGAMLSLAACASGCSSIDRLSQIGEKPRLTEIENPTTQPGYKPVQMPMPKPEQASYNANSLWRNGSRAFFKDQRAARIGDLLTVTVNITDKANLSNETQRSRSAKEDSGITDFIGSQTITQANKILPGKILTTDSTSSSDGKGSVNRQEALQTNVAAVVTQVLPNGNLVVEGKQEIRVNFEIRELIVAGIVRPEDIQSDNTIDSSKIAQARIAYGGRGQITDVQQPRYGQQVMDVLLPF
- the flgF gene encoding flagellar basal-body rod protein FlgF — protein: MENMLLVGLSRQMTLERQLDVVANNVANINTTGFKADRSLFEEYLRSPAHEDNFVRADRRVSFVHDRATFHDFSAGPSEQTKNPLDIAIDGNAFLVVQTAAGERYTRDGGLQINNQGQLVTASGDPVLGTSGPIVFQPTDKAINIAADGNITVLEGTGSTDSIRGKLRLVNFADAQKLVKEGGNLYSAGQGIAAQPDTTSRVHQGFIEKSNVNSVHEMSRMIEITRTYTQISAMLQQQHDLHRTAVEKLADVPA
- the flgA gene encoding flagellar basal body P-ring formation chaperone FlgA, whose protein sequence is MIARALLLAAALIAASSADAIAQTRETFTSRNVIAAPVLRADVQVSGDLVRIGDVIDNAGSAGQIAIYRAPDLGTTGSLPVAQVLNTLRAHHVIGVDTRDLKEISVTRLARTLEGKDIELQVARALERRNGLGDAANLSLTFDRDPSDVRLDAGFTGGMQAIVVRYDNRNGRFDVTFEIGNGNGAAAAKLRFTGTAIETVEAAVLARNVERNEILKSSDVVIERRPKAEVGADPAARDRAVGMQARRQLRAGQAIRTADLAKPDLVQRDQNVTLIYEAPGIYLTMRGKALENGTEGDVVNVMNLQSKRTLSGTVTGRGQVSITPVAHRPPQTSDATSSLGTAQPAPVAVATVSSSVAPKAE
- the fliM gene encoding flagellar motor switch protein FliM, translating into MAGNQDQMDQDAIAAQWEASLDSEDPTAAAEEAAANELSESMALQWAAMVEDGGREFGNKNSGERVLSQEEIDNLLGFTVGDVNLDDHSGIRAIIDSAMVSYERLPMLEIVFDRLVRLMTTSLRNFTSDNVEVSLDRITSVRFGDYMNSIPLPAVLSVFKAEEWENFGLATVDSSLIYSIIDVLLGGRRGQTSLRIEGRPYTTIETNLVKRLVEVVLADAEQAFRPLSPVTFSIDRLETNPRFAAISRPANAAILVRLRIDMEDRGGNIELLLPYATIEPIRPVLLQMFMGEKFGRDPIWEGHFATEVAQAEISVDAVLYEADIPLKHLMKLKVGDTLPLEMRPDALVSVRCGNVTLTEGRMGRVGDRVAIRVTKQLRKPNTTFAMFEKADEQTKLMEAQ
- the flgG gene encoding flagellar basal-body rod protein FlgG, whose amino-acid sequence is MRALYTAATGMAAQELNVQVISNNIANMRTTGYKKQRAAFQDLIYDHVRRVGAQASDQGTILPVGVDIGGGVKTVGTPRLMSQGTLSPTGNDLDIAIRGEGFFKIQVPDGTYAYTRDGSFMMDAQGRVVTAQGNPVQPTITIPQNSSQITVNAQGQLTVILPGSTTPTLVGQIGLTRFINKAGLNPIGDNLFTDTPASGTPQDGVANTDGFGDMQQGNLEQANVEVVTEISDLIAAQRAYEMNAKVVSAADQMLQSTSNMFR